In one window of Agromyces badenianii DNA:
- the guaB gene encoding IMP dehydrogenase: MDQADPFGLTGLTYDDVLLLPGHTDVIPSEADTTSRLTRRISVATPLLSAAMDTVTEARMAIAMARQGGIGILHRNLSIADQADMVDLVKRSESGMVSNPVTTTPEASVADVDALCATYRVSGLPVVDTDGKLVGIISNRDMRFVSDFEKPTTRVSEVMTEMPLITGRVGMNPDEALAIFAKHKIEKLPLIDEDGRLTGLITVKDFDKSEQYPNATKDLEGRLRVGAAMGFFGDAWERAEALRDAGVDVLVVDTANGESAGVLDIIRRLKSDPTFAHIDVIGGNVATREGAQALVDAGADAVKVGVGPGSICTTRVVAGVGVPQITAVYEASKATKPAGVPLIADGGLQYSGDIAKALVAGADTVMLGSLLAGTAESPGELVFQNGKQFKAYRGMGSLGALQTRGQKTSYSKDRYFQADVPSDDKLIPEGIEGQVPYRGPLSAVAYQLIGGLRQSMFYVGARTIAELKTKGRFVRITPAGLKESHPHDVQIVVEAPNYTR; this comes from the coding sequence ATGGACCAGGCCGACCCGTTCGGACTCACAGGACTCACCTACGACGACGTCCTCCTGCTGCCTGGCCACACCGACGTGATCCCGAGTGAAGCTGACACGACATCGCGCCTGACGCGTCGCATCAGCGTCGCGACCCCGCTGCTGTCTGCGGCGATGGACACGGTGACCGAGGCCCGCATGGCGATCGCCATGGCCCGTCAGGGCGGCATCGGCATCCTGCACCGAAACCTCTCGATCGCCGATCAGGCCGACATGGTCGACCTGGTCAAGCGCAGCGAGTCGGGCATGGTCTCCAACCCGGTCACGACGACGCCCGAGGCATCCGTCGCCGATGTCGATGCGCTCTGCGCGACCTACCGGGTCAGCGGACTGCCGGTCGTCGACACCGACGGCAAGCTCGTCGGCATCATCTCGAACCGCGACATGCGGTTCGTCTCCGACTTCGAGAAGCCCACCACGCGGGTGAGCGAGGTCATGACCGAGATGCCGCTCATCACGGGCCGGGTGGGCATGAACCCCGACGAGGCGCTCGCGATCTTCGCCAAGCACAAGATCGAGAAGCTGCCGCTCATCGACGAAGACGGCCGCCTCACCGGGCTCATCACCGTCAAGGACTTCGACAAGTCCGAGCAGTATCCGAATGCCACGAAAGACCTCGAGGGCCGCCTTCGGGTCGGTGCGGCGATGGGCTTCTTCGGCGACGCGTGGGAGCGCGCCGAGGCGCTCCGCGATGCCGGCGTCGACGTGCTCGTCGTCGACACGGCCAACGGCGAGAGCGCGGGCGTGCTCGACATCATCCGCCGGCTGAAGTCCGACCCGACGTTCGCGCACATCGACGTCATCGGTGGCAACGTCGCGACCCGCGAGGGCGCCCAGGCGCTCGTCGACGCGGGCGCCGACGCCGTGAAGGTCGGCGTCGGGCCCGGTTCCATCTGCACCACGCGCGTCGTCGCCGGAGTCGGCGTGCCCCAGATCACCGCCGTCTACGAGGCGTCCAAGGCGACGAAGCCCGCCGGGGTTCCGCTCATCGCCGACGGCGGCCTGCAGTACTCGGGCGACATCGCGAAGGCCCTCGTCGCCGGCGCCGACACGGTCATGCTCGGCTCGCTGCTCGCCGGCACCGCCGAGAGCCCGGGCGAGCTCGTCTTCCAGAACGGCAAGCAGTTCAAGGCGTACCGCGGCATGGGCTCGCTCGGCGCCCTGCAGACGCGCGGCCAGAAGACCTCGTACTCGAAAGACCGCTACTTCCAGGCGGATGTCCCGTCTGACGACAAGCTGATCCCCGAGGGCATCGAGGGGCAGGTGCCCTACCGCGGGCCGTTGTCGGCCGTGGCATACCAGCTCATCGGGGGCCTGCGCCAGTCGATGTTCTACGTCGGGGCGCGCACGATCGCCGAGCTGAAGACCAAGGGCCGGTTCGTGCGCATCACGCCGGCGGGGCTCAAGGAGTCCCACCCGCACGACGTGCAGATCGTGGTCGAGGCGCCGAACTACACGAGGTAG
- a CDS encoding MalY/PatB family protein: MQRITAEPIDALRARTSAKWRAYPADVLPLPIAEMDYPLAEPIAAALRAAIERSDTGYSSGSRQVAEAFQGFAAARLGWEVDPARVTCTADVSLGIVEVLRRVTAPGDGVVITPPIYPPFFDLVTEASTRVVDVPMLGGIDEGWSLDLDGIDAAFAAGARAMVLCNPHNPIGLVPDAAQLAALAEIAARHDVTIVSDEVHGPLVQPGVDYSPFLTVSDAAREHGVAVTAASKAFNIPGLKAALILTASDRGDGVRAALPYEVEWRMSQFGSIASVAAFRDGGPWLDGVLASLDDNRRLLAELLADELPGVRYRVPDATYVAWLDLTALGWGDDPAAYALEHAKVALANGPAFGASVGRGHARLNFACTPEVLAEAITRLADAQ, from the coding sequence ATGCAACGCATCACAGCCGAGCCGATCGACGCCCTCCGTGCTCGAACGAGCGCGAAGTGGCGCGCGTATCCGGCCGACGTGCTGCCGCTGCCGATCGCCGAGATGGACTATCCGCTCGCCGAGCCGATCGCCGCGGCACTGCGCGCCGCGATCGAACGCTCCGACACCGGGTACTCCTCGGGAAGCCGTCAGGTCGCCGAGGCCTTCCAGGGCTTCGCCGCGGCCCGGCTCGGCTGGGAGGTCGACCCGGCACGCGTGACCTGCACCGCCGACGTGAGCCTCGGCATCGTCGAGGTGCTGCGCCGGGTCACCGCACCCGGCGACGGTGTCGTGATCACCCCGCCGATCTATCCGCCGTTCTTCGACCTCGTCACCGAGGCATCCACTCGGGTCGTCGACGTGCCGATGCTCGGCGGCATCGACGAGGGCTGGTCGCTCGACCTCGACGGCATCGACGCGGCCTTCGCGGCCGGCGCCCGGGCGATGGTGCTCTGCAATCCGCACAACCCGATCGGCCTGGTTCCGGATGCCGCGCAGCTGGCCGCCCTCGCCGAGATCGCGGCCCGGCACGACGTCACGATCGTCTCCGACGAGGTGCACGGACCGCTCGTGCAGCCGGGCGTCGACTACTCGCCGTTCCTCACCGTGTCCGACGCAGCCCGCGAGCACGGCGTCGCCGTCACCGCGGCGTCGAAGGCCTTCAACATCCCGGGCCTCAAGGCGGCGCTCATCCTGACCGCGAGCGACCGCGGCGACGGGGTGCGCGCCGCGCTTCCCTACGAGGTCGAGTGGCGCATGAGCCAGTTCGGGTCGATCGCGTCGGTCGCGGCCTTCCGCGACGGGGGCCCGTGGCTCGACGGCGTGCTCGCGAGCCTCGACGACAATCGACGCCTGCTCGCCGAGCTCCTCGCCGACGAACTCCCGGGCGTGCGCTACCGCGTGCCCGATGCGACGTACGTCGCCTGGCTCGACCTCACCGCGCTCGGCTGGGGCGACGACCCGGCCGCCTACGCACTCGAGCACGCGAAGGTCGCCCTCGCCAACGGGCCGGCGTTCGGTGCGAGCGTCGGCCGCGGGCACGCCAGGCTCAACTTCGCGTGCACGCCCGAGGTGCTCGCCGAGGCGATCACTCGCCTGGCAGACGCCCAGTGA
- a CDS encoding branched-chain amino acid ABC transporter permease — protein sequence MQFDREPLEGVKITVEGGGFEADAETDAEGKWRIGVPEKGEYEVTLDEDTLPEGVVVAKGEATITAEFALTKLKAVNFFLGEGERTTTNFAAQLLERVINGLNFGLLLALAAIGLSLIFGTTGLSNFAHAEMVTFGALMVLSFGVDLAWPIWLAIAVALVLSAALGWSLDAIIWKPLRKRGVGLIPLMIVSIGLSLAIRYTYQFFYGGATRQLPGATAPKELSFGGVQLSWIDVGSMIVSVVVLLAVAFFLLRTRIGKATRAVSDNASLASASGIDVDRVIRIVWVLGAALAGLSGILWAYFRPGVSWDMGFQILLLIFAAVTLGGLGTAFGALVGSLIVGLFIEISTLWLPSDLKYVGALVVLILVLLFRPQGILGRRERIG from the coding sequence GTGCAATTCGATCGCGAGCCGCTCGAAGGCGTGAAGATCACGGTCGAAGGCGGCGGCTTCGAAGCCGACGCCGAGACCGACGCCGAAGGCAAATGGCGAATCGGCGTGCCCGAAAAGGGCGAGTACGAGGTCACACTCGACGAAGACACCCTGCCCGAGGGCGTCGTCGTCGCGAAGGGCGAGGCCACGATCACGGCCGAGTTCGCGCTCACGAAGCTGAAGGCCGTCAACTTCTTCCTCGGCGAGGGCGAACGCACGACCACGAACTTCGCGGCCCAGCTGCTCGAACGCGTGATCAACGGCCTGAACTTCGGCCTCCTGCTCGCGCTCGCGGCCATCGGGCTCTCGCTCATCTTCGGCACGACCGGGCTCTCGAACTTCGCCCACGCCGAGATGGTGACCTTCGGTGCACTGATGGTGCTGAGCTTCGGCGTCGATCTCGCCTGGCCGATCTGGCTGGCGATCGCCGTCGCCCTCGTGCTCAGCGCAGCGCTCGGCTGGAGCCTCGACGCCATCATCTGGAAACCGCTCCGCAAGCGCGGCGTCGGGCTGATCCCGCTCATGATCGTGAGCATCGGCCTCTCGCTCGCGATCCGGTACACGTACCAGTTCTTCTACGGCGGAGCGACCCGGCAGCTGCCGGGGGCCACCGCGCCGAAGGAGCTGTCGTTCGGCGGTGTCCAGCTCTCCTGGATCGACGTCGGCAGCATGATCGTCTCGGTCGTCGTGCTCCTCGCCGTGGCGTTCTTCCTGCTGCGCACCCGCATCGGCAAGGCCACGCGCGCCGTCTCAGACAACGCGAGCCTGGCCTCCGCGAGCGGCATCGACGTCGACCGCGTCATCCGCATCGTCTGGGTGCTCGGTGCAGCCCTCGCCGGCCTCAGCGGAATCCTCTGGGCCTACTTCCGCCCCGGCGTCAGCTGGGACATGGGCTTCCAGATCCTGCTGCTGATCTTCGCCGCCGTCACCCTCGGTGGCCTCGGTACCGCCTTCGGCGCCCTCGTCGGCTCCCTCATCGTCGGTCTCTTCATCGAGATCTCGACGCTGTGGCTGCCGAGCGACCTGAAGTACGTGGGCGCGCTCGTCGTGCTGATCCTCGTGCTGTTGTTCCGACCGCAGGGCATCCTCGGTCGCCGCGAGAGAATCGGCTAA